In Thiospirochaeta perfilievii, a single window of DNA contains:
- a CDS encoding lipid II flippase MurJ: MKFLKGKNSYGEAVKILFIFDNLTKILNFAKNIIIAAALGFTKIPDAYNLSRSINGTFYGTLTEALLAGSLPHLNEREDIQEKINFLYSLIIVVISFFTIISLVLFIFFPNIMDLLAPGFTIEQKRLVFIFFLLQLPMSFLTVFSYAFESYFRSEQIFGIVNVVKFIVAIIAFSLMFFFIKNNFYFLALGPLIGTVIGFLFLLSQIPKKMTKFDPKVIQLLRFALPLILGGSFTIINSFVDKGFSSTLPVGQLTTLDLSMRLVEQIKGLIAGPLVGALYAFLSLSITRKNYKVAQQQLSQITDNLITLFSLVFILFILFGKFALSIMFQHGIVNSDDINLLYEVTLISFPVCFSLVNVLVMVMYSFKNSKIVTISGIFTTLLNVFLNFVFVKVFGIYALASATLFVVLLNALIISLFVKHKYNFVTYTWKHFIIIFTSIVSCYLIIIFDIDIYISTIFILILIGELLAFRLITMDKILSLKNKVIKRR; this comes from the coding sequence TTGAAGTTTTTAAAAGGAAAAAATAGTTATGGAGAAGCTGTTAAGATACTATTTATATTTGATAATCTAACAAAAATTCTAAATTTTGCAAAAAACATTATAATAGCTGCTGCTTTAGGTTTTACAAAAATCCCTGATGCATATAATTTATCACGTTCAATTAATGGTACGTTTTATGGTACTTTAACAGAAGCTCTACTTGCTGGCTCTCTTCCTCATTTGAACGAAAGAGAAGATATTCAGGAGAAAATAAATTTTCTATATTCACTAATAATAGTTGTTATCTCTTTCTTTACAATTATAAGTTTAGTTCTTTTTATTTTTTTCCCAAATATTATGGATTTATTAGCTCCAGGATTCACTATAGAACAAAAAAGGTTAGTGTTCATATTTTTTCTTTTACAACTTCCAATGTCTTTTCTGACTGTTTTTTCATATGCATTTGAAAGTTATTTTAGGTCTGAACAAATTTTTGGAATAGTTAATGTTGTTAAGTTTATTGTTGCTATAATCGCATTTTCATTAATGTTCTTTTTTATTAAGAATAATTTTTACTTTTTAGCTTTAGGTCCTCTTATTGGAACCGTTATTGGATTTCTATTTCTTCTATCCCAAATCCCTAAAAAAATGACTAAATTTGACCCAAAAGTTATTCAGTTGTTAAGATTTGCATTACCATTAATATTAGGAGGAAGCTTTACTATTATTAATTCTTTTGTAGATAAAGGGTTTTCTTCAACATTACCAGTTGGGCAGTTAACCACACTTGATTTATCTATGAGACTGGTTGAACAGATAAAAGGCTTAATTGCAGGACCACTTGTAGGAGCTTTATATGCCTTTTTATCCCTTTCAATTACAAGAAAGAATTATAAAGTAGCACAACAGCAATTATCACAAATAACGGATAATCTCATTACCTTGTTTTCTTTAGTTTTTATTTTATTTATTCTTTTTGGAAAATTCGCCTTGAGCATTATGTTTCAGCATGGAATTGTTAATTCTGATGATATTAACTTGTTATACGAGGTGACACTTATTAGCTTTCCTGTTTGTTTTAGCCTTGTTAATGTTTTAGTTATGGTTATGTATTCATTTAAAAATTCAAAAATAGTAACTATATCAGGTATTTTTACCACACTTCTTAATGTGTTTCTTAACTTTGTTTTTGTCAAAGTATTTGGAATTTATGCGTTAGCTTCAGCTACTCTTTTTGTTGTACTATTAAATGCATTAATAATATCTTTATTTGTTAAACATAAGTATAATTTTGTGACATATACTTGGAAACATTTTATTATCATATTCACTTCAATTGTCTCCTGTTATTTAATTATTATTTTTGATATTGATATCTATATATCAACAATATTCATTTTAATTCTTATTGGAGAGTTGTTAGCTTTTAGATTGATTACTATGGATAAGATACTAAGTTTAAAAAATAAAGTTATAAAAAGGAGATAG
- a CDS encoding glycosyltransferase, with protein MNILYIANGFPEAHNISSGVFNYHRYKKLKDLGHNVIICKINHIRENGWKKSYNLEFLDLPELDVMYINYLQVPKLNFYIGLVSKLSRIVKENSIDIVHVHYATQSFAAYLLKKKTGTPYVITSHGSGVSVNMLNALYAKKTKKAFLFADAVMYVSKDLQKLAHNSDLHNLNEYITYNGVDFTLNPINRKIENDNLNKICFVGNLIDIKRSQYLPEIFRSIKDKYPSAEFTIIGNGENRELIKEKLSVLELNSCVNLLTDTIPQIELFKILSNNDLLILPSKYEAFGCVLIEAMMCGCQVVVSENGGMPEVVGDFGSIVPDSEAWINDFSSAVVYRLSNPVGYEKLKLRAKEFSWENTVKMEESIYKRCLTK; from the coding sequence ATGAATATTTTATATATCGCTAATGGTTTCCCTGAAGCCCACAATATTTCATCTGGGGTTTTTAACTATCATAGATACAAAAAGTTAAAGGATTTAGGCCATAATGTTATTATATGTAAGATAAATCACATTCGTGAGAATGGATGGAAAAAAAGTTATAATTTAGAGTTTTTAGATCTACCTGAATTAGATGTTATGTATATTAATTATTTACAAGTTCCAAAACTAAATTTTTATATTGGGTTAGTTTCCAAGCTAAGCAGAATTGTAAAAGAAAATAGTATTGATATAGTACATGTACACTATGCTACTCAATCATTTGCTGCATATCTATTAAAAAAGAAAACTGGGACTCCCTATGTTATTACTTCCCATGGTTCTGGGGTGTCTGTAAATATGTTAAACGCTTTATACGCTAAAAAAACTAAAAAAGCATTTCTATTTGCAGATGCAGTAATGTATGTCTCAAAAGATTTACAAAAATTAGCCCATAATTCAGATCTACATAATTTAAATGAATATATTACCTATAACGGTGTTGATTTTACTCTTAATCCTATTAATAGAAAAATCGAAAATGATAATTTAAATAAAATTTGTTTTGTTGGTAATCTCATCGATATAAAAAGAAGCCAGTATCTGCCAGAAATATTTAGGAGTATAAAGGATAAATATCCTTCTGCTGAATTTACTATAATAGGTAACGGAGAAAATAGAGAATTAATAAAAGAAAAACTTTCTGTATTAGAATTAAATTCATGTGTTAATCTTCTAACTGATACTATTCCTCAAATTGAGTTATTTAAGATCCTTTCTAACAATGACTTATTAATACTACCAAGTAAATACGAAGCATTTGGTTGTGTTTTAATTGAAGCTATGATGTGTGGTTGCCAAGTAGTTGTAAGTGAAAATGGTGGAATGCCTGAAGTTGTTGGAGATTTTGGTTCAATAGTCCCTGATTCAGAGGCATGGATTAATGATTTCTCTTCAGCTGTAGTATATAGACTTTCAAATCCTGTAGGATATGAGAAGTTAAAATTAAGGGCAAAAGAGTTTTCATGGGAGAATACTGTCAAAATGGAAGAGTCTATATATAAAAGGTGTTTAACTAAATGA
- a CDS encoding glycosyltransferase family 4 protein, with product MNIIYHIPWEIKVGRKSATGIRPLEMLEAFKNLGCNVYTVMGSGHDRKVAIRSIKTLINSGVKFDFVYSESSTAPTFIASGWKDFLKYGSLDLKFLKYCRKNGLKLGLFYRDIYWRYPEYMEEIPFLKRIILQLTYRLDLIWYKKWVTNLYLPSVKMSRLLGKYSFNVKGLPPAGSEIDYIDNLNNKKQDLNLFYVGGTNENYKLHKLFKIVSNKIGTKLRYCTRKDEWNIVSSQYKSGSNIEVIHKSGKELKEELINADIGMLFFETDEYRTFAMPVKMFEYLSYGIPVIATEGTAAGDWVKKNGVGWTIPYSEEALDNLLNNLIENPNQIVNTKKNISNVLKDNLWSSRAEQVIKDLR from the coding sequence ATGAATATAATTTATCACATACCTTGGGAAATAAAAGTAGGAAGAAAGTCTGCAACTGGAATTAGACCCTTGGAAATGTTAGAGGCTTTTAAAAACCTAGGCTGTAATGTTTATACTGTTATGGGTAGTGGTCATGACAGAAAAGTTGCAATTAGAAGTATAAAAACACTTATAAATAGTGGTGTTAAATTTGATTTTGTCTATTCAGAGAGTTCAACAGCACCTACATTTATAGCAAGTGGTTGGAAAGACTTTTTAAAATATGGAAGTTTAGATTTAAAGTTTCTGAAATATTGTAGAAAAAATGGGTTAAAGTTAGGTCTTTTTTATAGAGATATATACTGGCGATATCCTGAATATATGGAAGAGATACCTTTTTTAAAAAGAATAATTCTTCAATTAACTTACAGGTTAGATCTAATTTGGTATAAAAAGTGGGTAACTAATTTATATCTTCCCTCTGTTAAAATGAGTAGGCTGTTAGGAAAATATAGTTTTAATGTTAAAGGTCTACCTCCAGCAGGGTCAGAAATAGATTATATTGATAATTTAAATAACAAAAAACAGGATCTTAATCTTTTTTATGTTGGTGGTACTAATGAAAATTATAAGTTACATAAACTTTTTAAGATAGTTTCAAATAAGATAGGAACAAAACTAAGATACTGTACACGGAAAGATGAGTGGAATATTGTAAGTTCCCAGTATAAATCAGGTAGCAATATAGAGGTTATACATAAAAGTGGTAAAGAGTTAAAGGAAGAGCTTATTAATGCAGATATCGGCATGCTGTTTTTTGAAACAGATGAATACCGTACTTTTGCTATGCCTGTTAAAATGTTTGAATACTTAAGTTATGGTATTCCTGTTATAGCCACTGAAGGCACAGCTGCAGGTGACTGGGTTAAAAAGAATGGGGTTGGTTGGACAATACCTTATAGTGAAGAAGCATTGGATAATTTGTTAAATAACTTAATTGAAAACCCTAATCAAATAGTTAACACTAAAAAAAATATTAGTAATGTTTTAAAAGACAATTTATGGTCTAGTAGGGCAGAACAGGTTATTAAGGATTTACGTTAA
- a CDS encoding glycosyltransferase, with the protein MKVLVLASWYPSPMWEDLGDFVEKQVNALNKNGIETDVIYPNIYSPKRILKCKKISLGIKKDRRNNNSVYIGYGIKTHLNSFDSYRTKRLGQKLFKLYVKENGLPDIIHLHNFMAGDLAVWIKNKYGIPYIVTEHYTGFARNIVTPFEKKIAGRVFENSSRNIAVSEPFRKILEDVTNKTFITIPNLIDTDYFIPGGSKFDHYTFINVADVVPKKNQQLLLRAISKLVEKGLDIRCIFVGDGPDKKGLENLAVSLGIDRFVTFTGFKPRSEVKTLLQKSHCFVLPSLHETFGIVVIEALAAGIPVIATPSGGPEWILKNSNVGQIIDWNIEELTQAMEDWMTISINSDTLHSWVVDNYSDRVICQSLKKLYKEVLDC; encoded by the coding sequence ATGAAGGTATTAGTATTAGCATCATGGTATCCTAGCCCCATGTGGGAAGATCTAGGGGATTTTGTAGAGAAGCAGGTTAATGCACTAAACAAAAATGGGATAGAAACAGATGTAATTTACCCAAATATATACTCCCCAAAACGGATTTTAAAGTGTAAAAAAATCTCCCTTGGTATAAAAAAAGATAGAAGAAATAATAACAGTGTTTATATAGGGTATGGAATTAAAACCCATTTAAACTCTTTTGATAGTTATCGAACTAAAAGATTAGGCCAGAAACTTTTTAAATTATATGTAAAGGAAAATGGATTACCAGATATAATCCATCTGCATAACTTTATGGCTGGAGATCTGGCAGTATGGATTAAAAATAAGTATGGAATCCCCTATATAGTAACTGAGCACTACACTGGCTTTGCCAGGAATATTGTAACACCCTTTGAAAAAAAGATCGCCGGCAGAGTTTTTGAAAATAGTAGTAGGAATATAGCTGTAAGTGAACCTTTTAGAAAAATTTTAGAAGACGTTACAAATAAAACTTTTATAACAATACCTAACCTTATTGATACTGATTATTTTATACCTGGAGGTAGTAAATTTGATCATTATACCTTTATTAATGTAGCAGATGTTGTACCTAAAAAAAATCAACAGCTACTATTAAGAGCCATCTCTAAACTAGTAGAAAAGGGATTAGATATTCGTTGTATCTTTGTTGGGGATGGACCTGATAAAAAAGGTCTTGAAAATTTAGCAGTATCATTAGGTATTGATAGGTTTGTTACATTTACTGGTTTTAAACCACGGTCAGAGGTTAAGACTTTATTGCAAAAATCCCACTGTTTTGTATTGCCAAGTCTCCACGAAACTTTTGGTATTGTTGTTATAGAGGCTTTAGCTGCTGGTATTCCTGTTATAGCTACTCCCTCAGGTGGTCCTGAGTGGATCTTAAAAAATAGTAATGTAGGGCAAATAATTGATTGGAATATTGAAGAATTGACCCAAGCAATGGAAGATTGGATGACTATATCCATTAATTCTGATACCCTCCATAGCTGGGTAGTTGATAACTATTCGGATAGAGTAATATGTCAATCCCTAAAAAAACTTTATAAAGAGGTATTAGATTGTTAG
- a CDS encoding GNAT family N-acetyltransferase, producing the protein MLDPNLPIFLQDWYLEAVCGQGNYKKLEIKKNNSVIAWMPIFFKKRGPFRYITQPNFSQFHGPTLYFPKDQKVVKKNSFIDKNQDLILDLLEKEKFHSYNQNWNPDVSSWYSFYKRGYNMLVRYTYILRDLSNLDAVWAGFDNRLRTDIRKSEKNFTYEVSDSVDNLYSIEEKTFKRQNLSVPFSKSDVKTLFNAVKENNSGELLIAKSETGVISACVYLVWDKKTCYYILGGADPENRVGSPQAFLLWEAIKRTADRGLEFDFEGSMVPGIEKFFRSFGGERVPYYQVWKHRSKIFGLLKG; encoded by the coding sequence TTGTTAGACCCTAATTTACCAATATTTCTACAGGATTGGTACCTAGAAGCTGTATGTGGACAAGGAAACTATAAAAAATTAGAGATAAAAAAAAATAACAGTGTAATTGCGTGGATGCCTATATTTTTTAAAAAAAGAGGTCCATTTAGATATATAACTCAACCAAATTTCTCCCAATTCCACGGACCTACACTATACTTCCCTAAGGATCAAAAGGTTGTTAAAAAAAACTCTTTTATAGATAAAAATCAGGACCTTATATTAGATCTATTGGAAAAGGAGAAATTTCACTCATATAACCAAAATTGGAATCCAGATGTCTCTAGTTGGTACTCTTTTTATAAAAGAGGATATAATATGTTAGTTCGATATACCTATATTTTAAGGGATCTTTCTAACTTAGACGCTGTCTGGGCCGGCTTTGATAATAGGCTTAGAACAGATATTAGAAAGTCCGAAAAGAACTTTACATATGAAGTATCTGATAGTGTGGATAACCTATATTCAATTGAAGAGAAAACTTTTAAACGACAAAATCTATCAGTACCATTTTCAAAAAGTGATGTAAAAACACTTTTTAATGCAGTAAAAGAGAATAATAGTGGAGAACTACTAATTGCAAAGAGTGAGACTGGGGTTATCTCTGCCTGTGTATATTTAGTATGGGATAAAAAAACATGTTATTATATATTAGGTGGTGCCGACCCAGAGAATAGGGTAGGTTCCCCCCAAGCATTTTTATTATGGGAAGCAATTAAAAGAACTGCAGATAGAGGTCTAGAGTTTGACTTTGAAGGAAGTATGGTTCCTGGAATTGAAAAGTTTTTTAGATCCTTTGGTGGGGAGAGAGTACCCTATTATCAGGTTTGGAAACATAGATCAAAGATTTTTGGTCTGTTAAAGGGTTAA
- a CDS encoding polysaccharide deacetylase family protein, with translation MIRVEGPDNNRVQREYICHVLFNEILGIEYTFTPSNKDSWTIGFDNGLIIIPDLLKDKYNKEDIPKVVNFYELPFTPEKDIPGIFTHGEYNRSGNVVTLPIDIFSSSFFMLSRWEESVLSDLAPNGRFSATDSLSYKNNFLDRPVVNEYITWIWNILVELGYSSIKEEKNWELVTTHDIDMIRFHRVKRYLGDIVKHASIKRFLGRLMLLGSNPWDSFDWIMDLSERAGIKSHFYLLVGGKDRMDRDFNLKDPLIRNIIDKIKRRGHIVGIHPSYSSAIEKKQWLLELDKAKTFTNCNIVEGRQHYLRWLPKSTLTMWEEGNMELDSTLGYHNAPGYRCGTGNIFTLFNLEKNRPSTVKERPLIFMDGTFRDYLKVTPEKSLDYFKLFKEKSVKYSMPLTILFHNSSFDRLTWAGWDSLYTSILNLSGGKK, from the coding sequence TTGATAAGAGTAGAAGGTCCAGATAATAATAGAGTTCAAAGAGAGTATATATGTCATGTTCTATTTAATGAGATCCTAGGTATAGAGTATACATTTACACCTTCTAATAAAGATTCCTGGACAATAGGCTTTGATAATGGACTTATAATAATTCCAGATTTACTTAAGGATAAGTATAACAAAGAGGATATACCCAAGGTAGTTAACTTTTATGAACTTCCATTTACTCCTGAAAAAGATATTCCTGGAATATTTACCCATGGAGAGTATAATAGAAGTGGTAATGTAGTAACCCTTCCCATAGATATCTTCTCCTCTAGCTTTTTTATGTTAAGTAGGTGGGAAGAGTCGGTTTTAAGTGATTTAGCACCAAATGGACGTTTCTCGGCTACCGATAGCCTTTCATATAAAAATAACTTTTTAGATCGACCAGTAGTAAATGAGTATATAACCTGGATATGGAATATTTTAGTTGAATTAGGTTACTCATCAATTAAAGAAGAGAAGAATTGGGAACTAGTAACAACCCATGATATTGATATGATTAGATTTCACCGAGTTAAAAGGTATTTAGGCGATATTGTTAAACACGCCTCCATCAAAAGATTTTTAGGTAGATTAATGTTACTTGGAAGTAATCCCTGGGATAGTTTTGATTGGATAATGGATCTGTCAGAGAGGGCGGGGATAAAGTCTCATTTTTATCTTTTAGTAGGTGGAAAGGATAGAATGGATAGGGATTTTAATCTTAAAGACCCACTAATTAGAAATATTATAGACAAAATTAAGAGAAGAGGTCATATAGTTGGTATACATCCATCATATAGTTCCGCTATAGAGAAAAAACAGTGGCTTCTTGAACTAGATAAAGCAAAAACTTTTACAAATTGTAATATTGTTGAGGGCCGGCAACACTATTTAAGATGGCTCCCCAAATCTACTCTGACTATGTGGGAAGAGGGGAATATGGAGCTTGATTCAACACTTGGCTATCATAATGCTCCAGGTTATAGGTGTGGTACTGGTAATATATTTACACTATTTAACTTAGAAAAAAATAGACCTTCTACTGTAAAGGAGCGGCCTCTTATATTTATGGATGGTACTTTTAGAGACTACTTAAAAGTTACACCAGAGAAGAGCCTAGACTACTTTAAACTCTTTAAAGAGAAATCCGTTAAGTATTCAATGCCCCTAACTATTTTATTCCATAATTCTAGTTTTGATAGACTTACTTGGGCTGGTTGGGACTCTTTATATACTTCTATATTAAATCTATCGGGGGGAAAAAAATGA
- a CDS encoding glycosyltransferase: MKKVLLVSPYPYSKTGRGMDVLTECFEEEDWDTNHLKFPNVFYSVNKSNSFDTKVTEFTSKKALIPYVDGFMKWFPRFLFNIMVKYQQKKASFIDFSKYDYVVLESGKPLFLLDKIPHKTKIIYRQSDSVRHVLGKNRYYIALEDKVYSRATKIIVVKDRFKNLLDSQTQKKVRVIRNGYSFPKDVNLSNPYRGDRKNAIYVGLTKLDAPTLKSICLKNDNLDVHIFGNCITPWDLKKLNKIENFYYHGFEPRDVYLSYIKYADVAIFPFKPWDAMEWVGFTSKYLNFMYFKLPVVSYLTGELSEFDGMGVLFPKDAEEFAVMVKDVIERGEKVDSKIDFHFYSHPQRKKEYKEFIKECENGD, from the coding sequence ATGAAAAAGGTACTTTTAGTATCTCCATATCCATACTCTAAAACAGGACGAGGTATGGATGTTTTAACAGAGTGTTTTGAAGAAGAGGATTGGGATACTAACCATTTAAAGTTTCCAAACGTCTTTTATTCTGTAAATAAATCAAACTCTTTTGATACTAAGGTTACAGAGTTTACCTCTAAAAAAGCCCTTATTCCATATGTTGATGGTTTTATGAAGTGGTTTCCAAGGTTTTTATTTAACATAATGGTAAAGTATCAGCAGAAAAAAGCGAGTTTTATAGATTTTAGTAAATACGACTATGTTGTATTAGAGAGTGGTAAACCCCTCTTTCTATTAGATAAAATCCCCCATAAGACTAAAATTATATATAGACAATCAGACTCTGTTCGGCATGTACTAGGGAAAAACAGATACTATATCGCCCTTGAGGATAAAGTTTACAGTAGAGCAACAAAGATTATTGTAGTAAAGGATAGATTTAAAAATTTACTAGATAGCCAGACACAAAAAAAGGTTAGGGTTATAAGAAATGGCTATTCATTTCCAAAGGATGTTAATCTTTCTAATCCATATAGGGGAGATAGAAAAAACGCTATATATGTTGGTTTAACTAAACTAGATGCTCCAACATTAAAAAGTATCTGTTTAAAAAATGATAATCTTGATGTTCATATATTTGGAAACTGTATTACCCCCTGGGATCTAAAAAAACTAAATAAAATTGAGAATTTTTATTACCATGGGTTTGAACCTAGGGATGTCTACCTTTCATATATAAAATACGCAGATGTAGCAATTTTTCCATTTAAGCCATGGGATGCTATGGAGTGGGTTGGTTTTACTTCTAAATACCTAAACTTTATGTATTTTAAGCTTCCTGTTGTTTCATATTTAACAGGTGAATTAAGCGAGTTTGATGGTATGGGTGTTCTATTTCCTAAAGATGCGGAAGAGTTTGCAGTTATGGTTAAGGATGTTATAGAGAGGGGCGAGAAGGTTGATTCTAAAATTGACTTTCATTTCTATTCCCATCCACAGAGAAAAAAAGAGTATAAAGAGTTTATAAAGGAGTGTGAAAATGGAGACTGA